The Culex pipiens pallens isolate TS chromosome 2, TS_CPP_V2, whole genome shotgun sequence DNA window ttatgcACTCTGATAGAGCAACATCATTAACCCTTGCACCACGACGGGTCTGACACGACATtattaatgaattttaaaagtaCAAACTATAAATGGGATAATTACGCACTTTTTTTAACAATGCCAAACATATTAACGATCCTGTCTCTTCAACGGATAAACCTGATCgcagaagcgaaaaaaaaaataatcaaacaaatttaattacTCTTTTTTTGATTGCCATCTGTCACTCGGACATGTTATAAAATTAGAGCCGCAAACatggaaatttattttcccaCCACTCGATCACACACACCCAAACAAATACGCACAAATACATCCGCTAATACCGtgtgcaaataaaaataaggtAGGAAAAAATGGTGAGTGTGTTGTTGTCATACACGCTCACACGTGTCAAATCCGAAAAATGCACCCACAAAGCAGGCTGCAGCGTTTTTCCAGCAGCATAGCACACGTGTGACGATTCGCAACACCGCCTGCTACGACCAGTAGCAATGTGTGCGCGCTTGTAtttctgtttttatttattttgattttttttgtttgaaaaaaaatgttgttttcttCCCCACTAATTAACTATTATTTATGCatgatttattaatattttattttctcccGTAACGCACTTGTACCTCTACCCCCTcaaaacatgtttcaaaaaatatgatacGTTCCCCCTCCCTTATGTGTAGCACCCCGCCCCCGTTCATCCATCACCCTTCATGTATATGTGTGTATGTAGTTCCATTTGTCCCTtgtgaaataataataaaaaaaaagttttatgtttCGCCAACTGCGTATTGGCGCGTCGCTGTAATCATttgtaatagttttttttcgttcgttttttttaaggaacggtagcaaaaatgtaatttttaatccgCTGAGACAAGCGTTCGTGGATGAGCTTAaaagctcacaaaaaaaaacattgcgagAGAGTCTGTGTGCGACGATAATGCCATGCGAAAACCGATTTATTCAACAATTAGGCTCAATTTCCATGTCTGTTTTTCTCTTCCCACCCCCTCACATCACTTGCTTGATAATAATCCGAAAAACAGCCGTTCCGCCGTTATCCGGGGCCGCGTCGTCACGTCGCTGCAGATGGGGCTGGTCGGAGTTCGCGTGAGCACTTCGACACCGTTGGAGGGATTCACGCTGACGCGGGACGACGGATGGTTCGATCTGATGGTGAACGGAGGAGGTGCGATCACGTTGCAGTTTGGCCGATCGCCGTTCCGGCCGCAGACGCGGATTGTGCAGGTACCGTGGAACGAGGTGGTCATCATCGATACGGTGGTGATGTCTACGCTGGACGACAAGGAGAAGAGTGGAATTCCGCACACGTGCTTCTCGCACGATTACGACTCGATGAAGCCGGTCGTGTTGGCCACGTGGAAGCACGGATTCCAGGGGGCGTGTCCGGATCGGAGCGCCATCTTGGCGGAATCGCAGGTGGTGCAGGAATCGTTGGCGATTCCTGGAACTGGGCTGAACCTGGTTTACCATAGCAGTCGTGCCGCTGGATATTTGTCCACGATCAAGTTGCAGCTGACTCCGGATACGATCCCGCAAACACTTAAGCTGATCCACCTGAGGATCACCATCGAAGGAATCCTGTTCGAGCGGGTATTCGAAGCTGACCCGGGTATCAAGTTCACGTACCCGTGGAATCGCCTCAACATTTACCGCCAACGCGTCTACGGCATTACGACGGCCGTGGTCAAGGTCGGATATCAGTACACCGACTGCAAGGACATCATCTGGGACGTGCAGACGACCAAGCTGAGCGGACACGACATGAGCATCTCCGAAGTTGGAGGATGGAACCTGGACATTCACCACCGGTACAACTTCCACGAGGGCATTCTGCAGAAGGGAGACGGATCCAACATCTACCTGAAGCACAAGCCACGTGTGATCCTCACCACCATGGGCGACGGCCATCAACGACCGCTGGATTGTAACGACTGCAACGGAGTTTCCGCCAAGCAACGATTGCTCGCACCGGTCGCCCTAGCGGCAGCCCCCGATGGTTCTCTCTACGTAGGAGACTTCAACTACATCCGAAGGATCATGATCGACGGAACCGTCAAGACAGTGGTGAAACTGAACGCAACCCGCGTCTCCTACCGCTACCACATGGCCCTCAGTCCGCTCGATGGATCGCTGTACGTGTCCGACCCGGAATCGCACCAGATCATCAAGGTCAAAAACAAGGACGACTCGCACGATCCCGAACACAACTGGGAACCGATCGTCGGAAGCGGCGAACGATGCCTGCCCGGAGATGAAGCCCACTGCGGAGACGGAGGACTCGCCCGCGATGCCAAGCTGGCCTACCCGAAGGGAGTCGCCATCTCGTCCGACAACGTACTCTTCTTCGCCGACGGAACCAACATCCGAATGGTCGATCGCGACGGCGTGATCAGCACCCTGATCGGCAACCACATGCACAAGTCCCACTGGAAGCCGGTCCCGTGCGAGGGCACTCTCAAGATCGAAGAAATGCACCTCCGATGGCCCACCGAGCTGACGATCAACCCACTGGACGACACCCTACACATCATCGACGATCACATGATCCTGCGCATGACTCCGGACGGACGAGTTCGCGTGATCGCGGGACGACCTCTGCACTGCTCATCCGCCTCACCAACCACGTTCGACTCGGATCTCGCCGCTCACGCCACCCTCGTCATGCCACAAAGCATCGCGTTCGCACCGTCAGGTGATCTCTACGTCGCAGAGTCCGACTCCCAACGCATCAACCGAATCCGCGTTATCGGAACCGACGGCAAGATCGCCGCGTACGCCGGCGCCGAGTCCAAGTGTAACTGTCTAGAGCGCGGCTGTGACTGCTACGAAGCCGATCACTACCTGGCGATCAGTGCCAAATTCAACACGATCTCGGCCATCACGGTCACCCCCGACGGTCACGTTCACATCGCCGATCAGGCCAACTACCGCATCCGTTCGGTGATTTCAAGCCTGCCAGAAGCCGGAACCTCAAAGGAGTACGAAATCTACGCCCCGAACGCGCAAGAAATCTACGTGTTCAACCGCTTCGGACAGCACATCGCCACCAAGAACATCATGACCGGCGAGATCACGTACAGCTTCCTGTACAACGTCAACACCTCGAACGGCAAACTCAGCACGGTCACCGACGCCGCCGGAAACAAGGTGTTCCTGCTGCGTGACTACACCTCGCAGGTCAACTCGATCGAAAACACCAAGGGTCAAAAGTGCCGTCTCCGGATGACCCGCATGAAGATGCTGCACGAACTCAGCACTCCAGACAACTACAACGTCACGTTCGACTACCAAGGACCAACGGGACTGCTCAAGACGAAGCTCGACTCAACCGGACGCTCCTACGTGTACAACTACGACGAGTTTGGTCGCCTAACATCGGCCGTCACCCCAACCGGCAAGGTCATCGATCTAACCTTCGACCTGTCCGTCAAGGGCGCCACCGTCAAGGTCACCGAAAACTCCCAACGCGAGGTCTCCATGCTCATCCAAGGATCCTCCGTCGTTTCCCGTGTCGGTGAAGCCGCCACCAAAACCACCGTCCTCGTCGACGGAAGCACCACCAGCGTCTCCCCATGGGGCAACACCGTGTCCGTCGAGTCCGTCCCCTACATCCTGCTCGCCGAAATCGACCCCCTCCTCGGCGAAAGCTACCCCGTCCCGTCCAAGCAGCGCACCGAAATCAATGGCGACCTGTCGAACCGCTTCGAGTGGCGCTACTTCATCCGGCACGTCCCTGTGCGCGGCAAGAACTCCCGCGCCCTCACCCAGGTCGGCCGCAAGCTGCGCGTCAACGGCGAGAACCTTCTAACGTTCGAGTACGAAAAGGACAGCTCCTCGATCACGGTCTCCGTGGACGACAAGACCGAACTGCTGAACGTCACGTACGACAAGTCTTCGCGACCGGTCGCGTACCGCCCACAGTCGGGAGAGTACGCCGACGTGGATCTGGAGTACGATCGCTTCGGACGGTTGATCTCGTGGAAGTGGGGCAATCTTAAGGAGGAGTACACCTTTGATCGCGCAGGTCGGCTCAACGAGATCAAGTACGGCGACGGCAGCTCGATCGTGTACGCGTTCAAGGACATGTTCAGCAGTCTGCCGTTGAAGGTGACGACTCCGCGCCGATCGGACTACCTGCTGCAGTACGACGACGCGGGGGCGCTGCAATCGCTGACGACTCCACGCGGGCACATCCACGCGTTCTCGCTGCAAACCTCGCTTGGGTTCTTCAAGTACCAGTACTTCTCGCCGATCAACCGCCATCCGTTCGAGATTCTGTACAACGACGACGGGCAGATCTTGGCCAAGATTCATCCGCACCAGTCGGGTAAGGTGGCGTTCGTTTATGACAACGCTGGTCGGTTGGAGACCATCCTGGCTGGACTCTCTTCGACGCAGTACACCTACCAGGAAAGTACGAGCCTGGTCAAGTTGGTTGAGGTGCTGGAACCTGGATTCGAGCTGCGACGTGAATTCAAGTACCACGCCGGCGTGATGAAGGACGAGAAGCTCAAGTTTGGCTCGAAGAGTGCGCTGGCTTCGGCTCACTTCAAGTATCAGTACGATGGAAATGCAAGGATGAGTGGAATCGAGATGGACATTGACGGTAAGGATTTGCCGATCATGCGGTTCAAGTACGGACAGAGCTTGGGAACACTGGATGCGATCAGCGATCTGAGGATTACGAGGAATGCGTTCAACAGGACGGTTGTGCAGGACACCTCGAAGCAGTTCTTTACGATCACGGACTTTGACGAGCACGGAAGGGTGAAGAGTGTGCTGATCAACatcaagtcgtttgacgtttataGATTGGAGTTGGACTACGATTTGAGGAACAGGATCAAGACGCACAAGGTTATGGTTGGTCGCGTGACATCGCTTGATAAGGTCAACTACAACGCTGATGGACATGTTAGTGAGGTCGTTGGCACGAACAGCTGGAAGTATCTGTACGATGAGAATGGCAACATCATTGGAATTCTGGAGCAGGGCGACAAGACCAACTTAGGGTACGACACCGGTGATCGAGTGGTTCAGATTGGTGATGTGGAGTTTAACAGCTACGATGCTCGCGGATACGTTGTGCGTCGAGGTGAGCAAAAGTATCGCTACAACAACCGAGGCCAGCTGATCCATGCGTTGGAGCGCGATCGCTTCCAGACGTGGTACTTCTACGACGATATGGGACGCCTGGTGGCAAGTCATGACGAGAAGGGCAACGTTACGCAATACTTCTACGCAAACATCAACGCACCGGAACTGATCACGCACATTCACTACCCGAAGGTCGCGAAGACATTCCGATTCTTGTACGACGATCGCGACATGTTGGTGGCGGTGGAGACCGGCGAGCAGCGATACTACGTGGCTACCGATCAGAACGGATCGCCGATCGCGTTCTTCGACATCAACGGCAACATCGTGAAGGAGATCCGCCGTACGCCGTTCGGCAAGATCGTCAAGGACTCGAACCCGGACTTTTTCGTGCCGATCGACTTCCACGGAGGTCTGCTCGACCCGAACACCCGACTGGTTTACATGGAGAAGCGCCTTTACGACACGGCGGTCGGCCAATGGATGACCCCGTACTGGGAACAGCTCGCCACCGAGATGCGTCTGCCGACGGACGTGTTCATCTACCGATTCCACAACAACGATCCGATCAATAGGAAAGAACCGATGAACTACATGAACGACCTCAAGTCGTGGCTGCGACTGTTCGGGTACGACGTGACCAAGATGCAGGGCTCGACCTACACCAAGGACATGATCTACCGGCCGAACGCCATGATCAAGTCACCCCAGCTGGCGCCCGACTTTGGCGTAATGTCCGGACTGCAGTGCATCGTTGAGAAGGTAGGTTGATCGTGGTTAAATTTCGGATTGACTTTAGACTGATCGCGCTTTTTATTTTCTCCATAGGTTGACGAAAAGTTCTCGGACTTTGGCTTCGTGCCGAAGCCGCTGCTTAAGATGGAGCTCAAGACGAGGAATCTGCTGCCGCGGGTTGCCTACCGGCGAGGCGTGTTTGGCGAGGGAGTGCTGATATCCCGCATCGACGGACGAGCGCTGGTCAGCGTGGTCGACGGATCGAACAGCGTCGTTCAGGACGTAGTTTCCTCCGTGTTCAACAGCTCGTACTTCCTGGATCTGCACTTTAGCATTCACGATCAGGACGTGTTTTACTTCGTCAAGGACAACATCATGAAGCTGCGCGATGACACGGAAGAGTTGCGCCGGCTTGGTGGAATGTTCAACATCTCGACGCACGACATCAACGATCATGCGGTCTCGAACGGTAAGGAACTGCGGCTGCACGGCCCGGACGCCGTGGTCATCATCAAGTACGGCGTCGATCCGGAACAGGAACGGCACCGCATCTTGAAGCACGCTCACAAGCGGGCCGTCGAACGGGCCTGGGAGCTCGAGAAGCAGCTGGTGGCCGCTGGATTCCAGGGTCGCGGCGACTGGACCGAGGAAGAGAAGGAAGAACTGATCTCGCACGGTGACGTCGACGGATGGGTCGGGGTGGACATTCACAGCATACACAAGTACCCGCAACTCGCGGATGACCCCGGCAACGTGGCCTTCCAGCGGGACTCGAAGCGAAAACGACGGAAGAGCGGAAGCCACAAAGCGCAAACGCTCCGACAGCACAGGCACGAGAGCTCGTGAAATAGCACCACCCTAGCGTAAGCAAAAAACAAACTCTCTATCCAATCTGTGAAgctttccaaaaacaaaacaaaaaaaacgcatgaaaaacaagtaaattttcaaagaacGCTCTCTCTTGCTCTTTTAAGGAAAATCTTTCTCCGAGAACTGATTTGAAGAAAGAGAAGTGAATATTAGAAATATTGTGATACATAGATTTATTTTGGATTATTTTCGTAGggttaaaacaaaacaacatcaacaacaacataaaaacaaaaaaaaagacgatGATAGGACGACGTTAAGCGTGACCGTAACAAGTTTTCTACACTTGCGCAGAACGaaaattatgaaacaaaaaaaatcctttctcaTTCAAGTCCGCAAAATGATAATATCAACagcaaacaacaacacacacaaaaacacagGAAGCAAACACACCATTGATCAAAATGCCCCAAAAATAAGGTCCTTTTTCTTGCTTGAAGAATCGTGAAATTATGAAAGACAAATAATACTCTCTCCAACAAAAACTCGTTTTCGTACATTTTTGAGAGCGACTCTCTGCGGTCTTTCACTCTCGTTTACCGAGTCATGGTTTGCTTACCTTTGACGAAGTAGGCTAGGCCGAATTCGATTCGAAGATCTTGCTGCGTTCTTTCGTTGTtttatttcttgacttttttttgataaggtcctataaacaaatgtaaacattgagtgtatcccgcttactccgatggactttgacataaggtgtgaaagggatacactcaatgtttacatttgtttataggaccttatcaaaaaaaagtcaagatttcttTTTCACACTTTCACTAATcacaaccgtttttttttttcgaatgacgTCCCCACGAGCAAAtccccaattgggtcctaaaatgaagtttaaatttgtgatattattgttcacaacgataaagcttatttttcttagtTAAATGACCCTTTGCACAACCACAAAggattcaaaattgatttttaaatcaattttgaaaaattagcttcgcggtccttcttgacagataaggtcctacttgacagctcgttccaaggggaccatagttgatccatcgaaaaaatgttgtcttgtcatttgttttgcattttattggaaaaaggtgatcagaaatggtttttaatcatgttttaaaccgttgtacataaaaaattacataaggctttaggaccctattctaTTTCTCACCCTCTCACAGTATTGTTGTTTTTTGCAAGCagtaacataaccaaacttttcggcaccctcaTCAAACATCAAGTCAGTACAAACATGTTGCCGGATCTTTTTCCGGATCTCttccggaaaagatccggcagcaatttttcatggtttgacgtttgctacGAGAGATCAAAGAGCGTCTCTTCGTGTCtatttgattttatgttttgttttgacattttcacGAGTCGATTAATCACTAAAACTTtcacgcgttttttttttttatgactgtttaaaatcgttttttcttaaaaatttccgTAATTTTTTTAACGTCTCCACGATGACAGTTCAGCTAACGTGACTGCGTTCTTGTTAGTCAAAGTGGCTGCGTACTTTTTCCTTCGTATGGTGAAATGACcaattgtcatttttggacagtggaaaaaagaaaaacgcaaatttCACGATTCTGCAAGTAGGAAAAAAGACTCTTGCTAACCCCACTCTGAAAAGAGCGTAaagagaaaacatatttttatagagTAAGCTACAAACACGCAGGCAGAAAACAGATCAAACAATAATCCATtgtgaaatacacacacaacatataaaagtgaaaaagtaaaacaaGTAACGTAATAAATATGGTTTCCGCCATGTTGTGAATGTCGCcagtttttctaaaaaacaaccCACACTGACCCATCTAAAAACAGAATATTATTTCATCGCATCGCAGTTATCATCCGCTTTAAACCCCCGCCCCCAACTCCCCAACAATACTCGTACATTGTATGGTGGAAACAAAAGTGTATCATCATCATACAAACATAAACACAAATggtaaaatcaaatcaaaatcacatTCTCACGCCATTCCGTGAACCacgttttttcaaacaaaactagAACAAAAACGACGTATAGAGGAAGGGAAAATATTatcattttatatattttgcagaaagaaaaaaaaaaagacgaaaGGATGAGAAAGTAAGAAAACGCAAACGGACAAGCAGAacaaaacagaagaaaaaaaaacacttataaATAGGAGAACAATGTAGTTAATTAGCTGAAAATTAAATGTGGAAAATTGTGAATGTCTTTTAGCACGTAAGCAGCAGTTTTAAGGcaaacaaaagaaaataaaacgaaTGTGACAGTAGAATATGGAAATTGCATGATGGAAAATTCtctaacacacacacaaccaacaaaaaaaagcaaactttGGTGTTGTGCAAACAGTGCCATTGAACTAGTCgatactgtaaaaaaaaagaaactcacaaacaaatgaaaaaagaataaaacaatTACCGGAGACAACTCAGCAAATGGTCgtggaaatatttttacaaaacagaaaaaagaagaaacaaaatTGAGAAGACACAAATCAAGAAGTGACTGAGAAATCTCACCGAAAGCGGGAGATACAACATAACAAAGAAAAAGGAGAAGATTACAAGTGGTGCCATATGAAAGCGGGGGGAGACGAGACGGAAACGAATGCACACGTTATTGAACGAAAACAAAAGGGGAAATGATAAAACACTTAATCCGTAGGTGACATTTGTACAGTAAACTTAGTAAACACTAGTGATAAAGAGACAAAATAAGTAAACAAAACAGTGAGACAGACGAAACGATATAAACAAAATAGTGAAATCTTCTCCTTTTTGcagaaattttaatggttttatcGGCGCGCCAGCGCGCGCAGTAGGCCATGAGACGATTCTATTACCCCGAACGCGTAGTACTAGAATGGCCCCGCCCcctaaaaaacacaaacacacgcatACTAGTGATGTGTAGTAGGCCGTGTTTTTAATTTGTGTGCGTCGTGAGCGCACGCGCCAAGCAGTGGTGTTTTTAATTTCGATTCCAAATCGAGCTTAACGTGACgacaaacaatttcctattttGCGTTTCATAACCCCTTTTGATACAtcacacaaacaacaacaacaaaataacgAAATCACACAGACACAAATCCGTCTTGCTTCCTGATTTtaactgaataaaaaaagaTGAATGATAATTAAAAACAGATAATCTCCTAGCAAATGTCGATATAGAAATGGGGAAACATAAAACTCACACAGCTCCAAATGGTTGGCTCAAAAACGGcaaacaagaagaaaaaaatggtaaattctCTTTTCTTGGCTTCTACAGGGTATTTGTAATAAATTCTTATATGAACCGAACACATGGAAGGTAATCTAAAACACGAAGCAGATGAAATAGAACAAGAATCACTACCGAATAAGCATCATTTAAATCAagcgaaacaaaaacaaaaaaatacagaaaacataaaacatagtTGACTAAAGATAACGCAAACAATACCAAAACATATAAGTAGCAAACCACTCAAACATATGGAAGTGAAGCGACATTTTGTTTTCAGTTTACTGaactcacacaaacacacattcaAACAGTACTCGTTTACAGCAATACTCTCAGACACAGCACACAAATACACCAATACTCGCTCTGATTCTGTCTCCTCGAAAAAAACTGGAAGACGCTTGCAAACTATTTTTTGTCTGAAACCTATTCTGTTACGTTCCAGAATAGGAGATTGTTTATTTTGCCCCTCGCCTCCCAAATAACAATAGAAACTGCTTAAGTTTCGTTCGTTGAATATAAATGGTCAAACCCGCgatcccaacaaaaaaaaaaacagaaaaaaacaagctAAGATGAATGTAGAACTGTAGAGAAaataaagcaaacaaaaaaaaatgaatgaaagaaTGAAGTAAAAACTCAAAAGCAATACGAGAAAACGGCGACTAACTTTTCTCGGTGTAGGAAAAAGAAGTAGAAGTGACTTCCGCACAGCGCGCCtactttgatcttttttttccgTACACGACACATACGATTCCGACTCATTGCCGTGCCCCGTTTCGAAACGAGAGGCcggatttttgtttcaaaacaaaacaatttagaCCGTCGATACGAAATTgtgcaatcaaaaattttgttttcttaccCTCGACCGCAAAGAGGAAAGAAATATCAATCAATGTACTGAAGAGTGCGTCTTTTTTCCAAGGAAAAAGATGGCGCTCCCTTTTTGACTATTGTTTAAGATCAGAACTCGAATGAATTAAAAATCAGGAAAAACAAATCTGAAAGACTTTGTACATAATTTGTGTATTTATTGGTTAATCTTGTctgctttttttaaaacaaactcaaaatTAAGCAGTTTACCACTACGCTAAGTTTGTTTATCAGTTTAGAGCAAACGTTGTAAATAGTGCTCTCTATCActcaacacacaacacaacttTAACGGAAAGACTTAGTTGTAGCTTCTTtttccgaaataaaaaaaacacgggGCAAACTTCCCCGCCAGAATTCGTGTCGTGTagcaaagcaaacaaaaaaaacactatataAAGAGGCAGAATATCTGTGAGCATTACTATAATATAGTAATTCCGCTCTCTTCCGAATGGAATATTCTCTCTGTAAAAAAAGAACAGTAAACCTTGCTCCCTCCgtgttattttgtaaatttttatttcaacttcCCGA harbors:
- the LOC120427875 gene encoding teneurin-m isoform X3; the encoded protein is MCKRNQKVSNRRHDPWSVECARTSRRRRNRLCRQKKNTKALEIRNPQKTIELAHKQFKILAKLKIMNYQFYRKSEGCLLDGVPPSAPPDVPPRNPTMSRMNGRVTGNPTELGVDFEPSCLVRTPSGNVYIPSGNLGEHHFHESYYHQPETTINNKGSPIDYKTGSACSTPTKDTLKSCDRYMGPVLPPRSAMCGPPSHHYSAPLNFRKGFTFTKCTWKCTAILVILLSVILVITLLLTASNVLSISYPTTNPCTVLVDEKAEISAAKSTIADANRAADSGTAPGRPKPALSSSSPADSPSLSSASTSAASSSAASTAPANSNSNNNNGNNGGARTFPARSFPPDGTTFSQISLGARLSKEIPPYSYWNMQFYQSEPAYVKFDYGIPRGASIGVYARRNALPTHTQYHFKEVLSGFNARQTRAAHPSMRREVTRYMEPGHWFLSIYNDDGDAQEITFYGAVAEDMTQNCPNGCSGNGQCLLGHCQCNPGYGGDDCSESVCPVLCSQRGEYINGECQCNPGWKGKECSLRHDECEVPDCNGHGHCVSGKCSCVRGYKGKFCEEVDCPHPTCSGHGFCADGTCICKKGWKGPDCAAMDQDALQCLPDCSGHGSFDLDSQTCTCEPKWSGEDCSQELCDLNCGQHGRCVGDACACDAGWGGEFCNSRLCDPRCNEHGQCKNGTCLCVTGWNGKHCTLEGCPSGCSQHGQCHVSGELMWECRCYEGWDGVDCSVPLEQNCGDNKDNDRDGLVDCEDPECCSSHSCKTSQLCVSAPKPIDVLLRKQPPAITASFFERMKFLIDEGSLQNYAKLETFNESVFWNHFNASRSAVIRGRVVTSLQMGLVGVRVSTSTPLEGFTLTRDDGWFDLMVNGGGAITLQFGRSPFRPQTRIVQVPWNEVVIIDTVVMSTLDDKEKSGIPHTCFSHDYDSMKPVVLATWKHGFQGACPDRSAILAESQVVQESLAIPGTGLNLVYHSSRAAGYLSTIKLQLTPDTIPQTLKLIHLRITIEGILFERVFEADPGIKFTYPWNRLNIYRQRVYGITTAVVKVGYQYTDCKDIIWDVQTTKLSGHDMSISEVGGWNLDIHHRYNFHEGILQKGDGSNIYLKHKPRVILTTMGDGHQRPLDCNDCNGVSAKQRLLAPVALAAAPDGSLYVGDFNYIRRIMIDGTVKTVVKLNATRVSYRYHMALSPLDGSLYVSDPESHQIIKVKNKDDSHDPEHNWEPIVGSGERCLPGDEAHCGDGGLARDAKLAYPKGVAISSDNVLFFADGTNIRMVDRDGVISTLIGNHMHKSHWKPVPCEGTLKIEEMHLRWPTELTINPLDDTLHIIDDHMILRMTPDGRVRVIAGRPLHCSSASPTTFDSDLAAHATLVMPQSIAFAPSGDLYVAESDSQRINRIRVIGTDGKIAAYAGAESKCNCLERGCDCYEADHYLAISAKFNTISAITVTPDGHVHIADQANYRIRSVISSLPEAGTSKEYEIYAPNAQEIYVFNRFGQHIATKNIMTGEITYSFLYNVNTSNGKLSTVTDAAGNKVFLLRDYTSQVNSIENTKGQKCRLRMTRMKMLHELSTPDNYNVTFDYQGPTGLLKTKLDSTGRSYVYNYDEFGRLTSAVTPTGKVIDLTFDLSVKGATVKVTENSQREVSMLIQGSSVVSRVGEAATKTTVLVDGSTTSVSPWGNTVSVESVPYILLAEIDPLLGESYPVPSKQRTEINGDLSNRFEWRYFIRHVPVRGKNSRALTQVGRKLRVNGENLLTFEYEKDSSSITVSVDDKTELLNVTYDKSSRPVAYRPQSGEYADVDLEYDRFGRLISWKWGNLKEEYTFDRAGRLNEIKYGDGSSIVYAFKDMFSSLPLKVTTPRRSDYLLQYDDAGALQSLTTPRGHIHAFSLQTSLGFFKYQYFSPINRHPFEILYNDDGQILAKIHPHQSGKVAFVYDNAGRLETILAGLSSTQYTYQESTSLVKLVEVLEPGFELRREFKYHAGVMKDEKLKFGSKSALASAHFKYQYDGNARMSGIEMDIDGKDLPIMRFKYGQSLGTLDAISDLRITRNAFNRTVVQDTSKQFFTITDFDEHGRVKSVLINIKSFDVYRLELDYDLRNRIKTHKVMVGRVTSLDKVNYNADGHVSEVVGTNSWKYLYDENGNIIGILEQGDKTNLGYDTGDRVVQIGDVEFNSYDARGYVVRRGEQKYRYNNRGQLIHALERDRFQTWYFYDDMGRLVASHDEKGNVTQYFYANINAPELITHIHYPKVAKTFRFLYDDRDMLVAVETGEQRYYVATDQNGSPIAFFDINGNIVKEIRRTPFGKIVKDSNPDFFVPIDFHGGLLDPNTRLVYMEKRLYDTAVGQWMTPYWEQLATEMRLPTDVFIYRFHNNDPINRKEPMNYMNDLKSWLRLFGYDVTKMQGSTYTKDMIYRPNAMIKSPQLAPDFGVMSGLQCIVEKVDEKFSDFGFVPKPLLKMELKTRNLLPRVAYRRGVFGEGVLISRIDGRALVSVVDGSNSVVQDVVSSVFNSSYFLDLHFSIHDQDVFYFVKDNIMKLRDDTEELRRLGGMFNISTHDINDHAVSNGKELRLHGPDAVVIIKYGVDPEQERHRILKHAHKRAVERAWELEKQLVAAGFQGRGDWTEEEKEELISHGDVDGWVGVDIHSIHKYPQLADDPGNVAFQRDSKRKRRKSGSHKAQTLRQHRHESS